The nucleotide sequence CCCCTCACACGTTATTGAAAATGCTCTTAAAAAAGCCAAGGGTGGCGGTGGTGAAGATTACCTCCCCGCTCGCTACGAGGGTTATGGCCCCGGTGGCTGTATGGTTATTGTCGATTGCTTAACTGATAATAGTAACCGTACCATTTCAGAAGTCCGTAATTGTTTCACCAAATGTGACTGTAAACTCGGCGGACCAGGTTCAGTCGCTCACATGTTCGAGCATCAAGCTATTTTTGCTTTTAAAGGGGATGACGATGAAGTCGTATTAGAGACACTGATGATGGCTGATATCGACGTTACTGATGTCACTGTAGAAGAAGGCATTGTCACGGTTTTTGCGCCTCATACTGAATTCTATAAAGTAAAAACTACTCTCACAGAAGAAAATGCTGACATTCATTTTGAAGTGGAAGAAATTACTTTTGAGCCGCAAGCAATGCATGCAGTCGGCAAAGAGGATGAAGCCCGCTTTGAAAAATTCATCAATATGCTCAATGATTGCGATGATGTTCAAGAGATCTATCACAACGCGGAACTCGAAGACTAAGTTCTAGAAATTTTCAAAATCAAAAAAGCCTTATGAATTATTATTCATAAGGCTTTTTTGTGAACTCATAATATGTACTAGGATCAAAGCTATTTTAGATTATCCCAGTACCATTGAACGCAGTCTTTTATTCCTTGCTCAAAACCGATGATATCATCATACTTAAGTAGTGACTTAGCTTTGCTAATATCTGCCAAAGAGTCACGTATATCCCCTGCTCTCTCAGGTCCATAATTGACTTCGACTTGTGCTATATCAGCATCAAATTTACTGAGCTCAGTTCTGAGAACATTAAAAAGTTCATTGAGGCTGGTGCTATCACCGCAAGCACAATTAAAGACCTGACCAAAAGAGGCTTCATCAGAACTGAGTGCCGCCAATTGATTGAGTTTTATAACATTATCTATATAGGTAAAATCTCGAGAAGTCCCTCCATCGCCATTAATTTGTGGTGACTGATGCTTAATCAAATGATCCACAAAGAGAGGTATCACTGCCGCATAAGCTCCATCAGGAGTTTGGCGACGACCATAGACATTGAAGTAACGAAGACCCATAGTCTCTAAGCCATAGGTTTTATAATAGACATCGGCGTACAGTTCATTGACGTACTTTGTCACCGCATAAGGAGACAGTGGCTTGCCGATATTATCTTCTACTTTCGGTAAGTCTTTTGAATCTCCATAGGTCGATGAACTCGCTGCGTAAATAAAGCGTTTAATTTTGGCGTCCCTAGATGCGGTGAGCATATTCAGGAAGCCCGTTATATTGACTGAATTCGTGAGAATGGGGTCATTGATGGAACGAGGAACTGAGCCTAAGGCTGCTTGATGAAAAACGTAATCAATCCCTTCGCATGCAATTGCACAAACTTCTTGGTCGCGAATATCTCCACGAATGAGTTCGAAATTTTGATTGATGCTTTTTTGATCCGCAAAATTATAATGCTTTTCTAAATTACTTTCAAAACCGGTTGAGAAATCATCTAAAACACGAACAAGGTTGCCCTGCTCCAATAAG is from Lentisphaera profundi and encodes:
- a CDS encoding YebC/PmpR family DNA-binding transcriptional regulator, producing MGRTFENRKHSMAKTGAMKIKLYTKFAKEIYVCAKNMSADPDHNPLLRRVIDKAKKSSVPSHVIENALKKAKGGGGEDYLPARYEGYGPGGCMVIVDCLTDNSNRTISEVRNCFTKCDCKLGGPGSVAHMFEHQAIFAFKGDDDEVVLETLMMADIDVTDVTVEEGIVTVFAPHTEFYKVKTTLTEENADIHFEVEEITFEPQAMHAVGKEDEARFEKFINMLNDCDDVQEIYHNAELED
- a CDS encoding SDR family oxidoreductase codes for the protein MNKYGLIYNAKVLITGGAGFIGSNLVDSLLEQGNLVRVLDDFSTGFESNLEKHYNFADQKSINQNFELIRGDIRDQEVCAIACEGIDYVFHQAALGSVPRSINDPILTNSVNITGFLNMLTASRDAKIKRFIYAASSSTYGDSKDLPKVEDNIGKPLSPYAVTKYVNELYADVYYKTYGLETMGLRYFNVYGRRQTPDGAYAAVIPLFVDHLIKHQSPQINGDGGTSRDFTYIDNVIKLNQLAALSSDEASFGQVFNCACGDSTSLNELFNVLRTELSKFDADIAQVEVNYGPERAGDIRDSLADISKAKSLLKYDDIIGFEQGIKDCVQWYWDNLK